Genomic window (Zingiber officinale cultivar Zhangliang chromosome 2B, Zo_v1.1, whole genome shotgun sequence):
ACGCCTTCTGATTCACTCTGAACTAGCTGATCGATCGCGCATCGTAACTGATATATGAAGGGCGATCAAGAGCACTGTCGGAGGGTTCCCGAGGCCTCAACTCGATTTGAGCGCTCACAACTTCGCGAACATAATGGACAATGCTTTGGGATACCATCTGAATCCTCCATTTGATCCCTACGTTGACACTCTCAATTACCTCCTCGCCTCCTACGCGATCCCTTACATGGGCCTGGTCGCCTACGTCGGCGCAAACCCCAACACCAATGGCTTCGTCGCCAAGAGGGTAATCCTAGAGATCGATCGTCGAATggctttattatattattatataattatagattatatattattatatatatatatatatatatatatatatatatatatatatatatatatatatatatatatatatatatattatagattAACTGTTTGTAACTGTAAATTTGCGCAGCTTTTGGCGGGATTGCTGGCCGTGGAAGCTGGGCAAGATGCGATCATAAGGGCGATTCTGTATCAGCGCAAGGACGAGCTGGTGGCGCCGTACAATATCACGGTGGCGGAGTTCACGGTTCGGATATCGGAGCTGAGGAACCGGCTGGCGATGTGCGGCATGAAGGACGAAGGGCTGCTGGTGCCGCGGGAGCTGGGGGCCGAGGCAAGGATGTCCACCAACATACTGTCGGCCAACAAGGATTCCCTCGGCTACAAGCGAACTCCGGCAGAGGTGCTCCGGGTGGTGTATGGGACTGGGAGTGAGCATGTGCCCGGAGGGTTCCTCCCTAAAGGCGGGGATGGGAAAATCGCAAGGGCATTCTTGGCATCTCCTTGAGAAGAGAGTGATAGCTCGGATTGAATAATGATGGCATGGCATCTATGCGATTATGTGTATACTCGCGTTGTAATCTTCGAGATTATGTGTGGGTGTCCATCTCAAGCAATATATTTGGGCtttattttaacataaatttgTAAAAGAGGCAAAAACGGAAACTGATCAGAAACAGTCAACAGACAAACAAAAGTCAACCGTCAATCCTCGTCTTCGTCAACTCTCCGCCCTTCCCGGAGGATTCCCTTCtgctcatccatccatccactCTTCTTCGTCTTCTACTAAAGAATCCTTCACTCCCTCTCTAGAGTCAAACCTCTGCGACACGATGATCAGATACTACACAACACCACCAGACTCCAACCCGATAGAATTCTTGCATCATCTCACAGGTTGTCATTCAAAGTTGATCATCAAAATCTCTTGCCAGTGGCCAACCCACAGTTTTCCAACGAGCAGACAAATCCTCACTTGAATGATATATTGGTTTCAGCAGAACATGTTCATGGAAAAGCCATCTGAAGCAAATGTGCAATTAGAAACAACAGCAATTCATCAGCTAAGATAGTAGCTAGAGATTGTTATAGCAGAATACAAGAATTTAGTGCGATACTATGGAGGTGGATGGTGGCTAGGTTTCTCTAGTACTGTCATGCAGCATCGGCATTGTGCCAACCTTTAGCGCATGGAGGTATGCTCAGGAACTCATCGAATTCTTTCACATGGACGTCGCAACATTTCCACTGCACGATGGAGAAGCCGTCAGGAAGATTTCTATGTTAATTTGAACATCGAGCTTGATGCTTTAGCAACtacagaagaagaggaacaagcaTACCCCTCTCAGACGGTCATGGAAAACCGCTGGACCTGGATGATATTCACATGCTGTTTCATGGTTCTCCTTCTCCTTGAAGGTTTTGCCACATCCCTTGTTTCTGCAAGTCTGGGGTTCATTGATACCGATCTTTTTCTTAACCGGAGCGGGGCTGTTTTCTACCGGGTTGTCAGTGTCACCAAGCACAACGGCTGCCTTTGAAGGCCTCCCTTGTGAACCTAAAGTAAAAGATTATGAACTATCAAGCTAATTAAAAAGAAATACCAATACGAATCTGTGTCGAATTTGCAGTAACTAGTAAGAGCACCATCCAGCTAATTATTACCATGAGGATTTCCACCAAGTGATTCAAAAGGTAATACAAGGAGAGGAGCATCTAGTATCAGAGGCACCATACCATGATCAGAGCAGAAGAAACCTTGACGGCACCTTGAACAAGATTCTTCACTTTTCTTTTGTGTGGAAGATTGAACCGGGGCAGGTTTTCGAGTGTTTGTAGAGACAATCTTGGTAGCTGGTTTCTCAGTTGTATGTTTACCTGTCTTACAGCTTTAGAAAGGGACACAGTTACAGAAGCAGGACCTAATATTTACTCAGAATGCCCATAAATCAAGAACCAGCATACAAACAAACATATCAAATTCAAATATGATATTCTAACTTCAAAACAAACATTGATAAGTTTGTCTAAATGCAACGAACAATAAAGTACATAATCCAAAAAATGGGAAACAGAATATATGAAAAATGGGAAACATAATATCGGGAATCTACCAAAATTGACATGATAAGTCAAGGAACAGCCTACCCTGGAATTGCCAAAAATAAGCTAAAATCATGACTTTTTTGCTTGCAGCAACTCCATTCTTTCATTCCATCATGGAATATTGGCTGGAAATTTTGTAGAACACTTCTTTAAGAGGTATGGCGGTTGAAATCTCAAAAAGAAAAATACAAACGGTAAAGTTGACTTACCCCctgttaagaaaaaaaatagaaatttagatAGATAGAATTATTACTAAGGACGAGAAAAAGGAAGCAAAAAGCCAAGCAAAATATAAGAACAGGAATGAGCAATACAAAAATTAAACAGGATAATTTTCAGATTGGGGACAGATACAACTCAACAATCACAATGCTGGTTGGAATAAAATGACCAAAAAACTAAAAATTTGAGCTAAATAGCATAATTGTATCATTGTATGAGCACTCGAGTAGTGGAAGGATGCAAATGGCCTAATaggctaatagacaacagttAAATCAAACCACCAGTTGGATTTGAAATGACTTCTGCGGATTGGTAAAACCATTTTAAACTAGAAACCAAAAGCATATCCTGTTTGGTTTAAAGCAACTTTCTGAAAAATAACGAGTAAAAAAAACCCAGAGTGAAAACACGCAATCCACTAGCATTTTATGGTTTTCAATATCGTATAGTCCCAAAACTAAATAATGGATACTGAATCAACTTTCTTTCATCCTCTAATTTAGTTCGCTTTAGCAAATTAGGCAGACTGAATAATTCAAAAACTCAAAGGATAGCCTCAGATCTGGATGAACTTCATGGAGCCTAAATTATTTAAGGGTGATTTCCtataagaaagaaaataaataaataaaatagatgtAGAATTGTTTATATCCTGGAGAACATAAATAAAATGTAATCCTGATGTGGATGAAATCGCCCACTAATCATAGATCTCCTAGATGTCTACTTTGAGATAGTCCACGATAGAAACAAGTGTTCATTTGCATGCATTGAGCTTTAGTCAATGAGGCTATCATATGTATGGTACTAAACCGACAATTGAAACTGTTACAATTCACAAGGACAATTGGATTTACCAGGAAGATTCTACCACACGCCAACTCCTCATTGAATGAACACTTTCTCTGAAGTCTATAAAAAGAGGTCCAGGGCACATCGAATAGATACTGACTTTTTGGGAGCATCAGAGGATAAAATTCAAGGCGATAAATTTCTACATTGAACGCCCTAGATCCCCTTTAGATTCAACCCGCCAAAAACTCTCCACCTCAGCCCATTCAACCCCAAAAGCCACTTTACCATATTCGACAGACGAACATCATCCAAAACACTAATAGTGTGGATCAATCTCATTTCCATTCACCTTGAGCAAGTTGTTCATCTTCCAACTTATCTCAACCTACCTCGATAGATCTCAGGTAGTTTGACTAAACTCAATCAGACTCTCCACCAATCTCCACTGAATTCCAAGCAATTCGGCTGCATTTCTCTCATCTTGACCACCTGTAGCTAATTTCCACAATTTAGGTCCAAGCAACTTGGAGTAGCTAGCAGACTTCCACATGTTGTAGTTTCAACCACAACAAATTAGCATCATCCATGGGAAGGTGCTAGGCATGGAAATCagaggaaaataagaaaagagatcaaTCCACGATTCACTTGCTTCACCAATTAATACGATATTCAACATTTCAACTAAGAGAATTGAGACTAGACTTTCTCCAATACCCATGAGAAAACTGTTTAAATCTAGTGCCACAAGTTAGGATGTTCCTTCAGATTCAATGAAGATTGAAAGAGAATTTTGGGAAACCTAGAGCTCATAGTTGGAGTTTATAGCAAGAATTCTAAGGAATATGTTTTCTAAGTTGACGAAGGAAAAGAAAGTAGTGCCCAAAAAGGATGTTGGGTGATGAAAGAGTTGAGGTGAGACTGATGTAGAGAATGAAGAATTTAAACATCGCCAAAGGAAGGGTTGTTCCAAGCCAGGGAACCAAATGGACTGAAGAAGAACAAATGTGAATAAGGGACAACAAGGCAGTTGGAAGCAAACTGCCGAGAGGATACACTCTTTATATTGGAAATATCAGAGGAACAAATTGCAAAGAGATTGAAACTATTTGAACATGGACACTTCTAATAGGAGCACAAACCCCACAGCACATGTTAATGCCTATAACTCCTAATTGTATAGATATGGCAATATTCCCAAGCTTTAGCAATCAAACTGTATGAGGTAGTGCATCGTTAGTTTGCCAAGTTGACATTAGAGAAAATTGCAAGTTCAGGGAGCTTATTTGAAGTTTTAAAGTCAAATTGCCTAAAGTGTAGATAGCCTGATGACACTGCTATACACACTCAAATTTTTCAAAGAGGTTTGTTAAGGTCGCTAGAAAATGGGCAATTTCAATGCAATTGTTCTAATGACTACCTTCAAGTTCACCTTGAAAACTTGCAGATTTTCCAATCTTTGTACAAAAATCACCTAAGAAACTATGCAGAAATGTTGAAAAGAGCAAGTACGTGTGACACTGCAGATGATGTGATGCAAGCTAAAGTTGCCAAGTTGAAGCCTCAAATGGCTGAGGAGCCTTGATAGTTCTGATAAGAAGAGAAGTGTCCGAAAGGGTTTGATAGATGTCCACTTGTAATGAGAGGCCCAAAGGGATACCCTTGAATGCCCTACAATCAGAAGTAATTATGAAAataaatgataataatttaacaTTGTCGCTCCACAACCAATTCAGTGTAAGAAAGATAAGTTATAAAGAACTGATAGATCTGATGGAGGAATTTGAACAAACATAAATATGGGTGCAATATGTAGATAGGTCGGCTATTAGGAATACAGGAGTAACAGGATTGGTGGTGATCAGCCTAGAGGGCTATTCTGTGGGGGGAAACcattaaaatttcaatttttagtaACTAGCAATGAAGCAAAAGATGAGATTTTGATAATCGAAATAACTGATTTTGCAAACACCTCCAAGCATCATAATTGACCGTGATAGTTTTGACATAGGAACATTGAAAAAGTTCGACTATTTGTAAtgcccaagtgacgagaataaaAGCTATGACTTATAAAAGGTCTTAGCAACAAACGAATTCGTTTGCCCTAGAGAAACAAACTAAGATATAAGATTAAAAGGACCAGGATCTCGAGAAAAGCACACGCATCCGGATGAACGATTATGCGTCACCAAGAACAAACaagaaagaactttgggaaaagaaTGATGGGAAAAGAGGTTTCTTACAGAATCATGGTATCGGCAGGATCCATCGACGTTGTCTTGCTCGGTGAACACGGTATCACACCCGATCCTTTGGCATCGAACGGGGACGCCGTCGGTCGCCGCCATTGCTGAAGCGAGCCGCTCCGCTCCGAATTCTCCAGAAAAATGATTTGCTTGCGGAAGAAGAGTTCGATAGTTTTATCGGGGATATTGTTATCGGGCTCGGATTCGTTAGACCGCTTTAGTAATTTCAGTGATATATTTAATCCGgccaaataaaaaaatgaaatcatTTTAGAtcattaaatataaatatatatatatatatatatataataataagtttaaaataaatttataattaaattttatacgATCtaataaatgggaaaaatatttaaattttatttatttaatatattcttCGTCAAACGTTTTTCCTGGTATCGTAA
Coding sequences:
- the LOC122046190 gene encoding cysteine and histidine-rich domain-containing protein RAR1-like isoform X2; its protein translation is MAATDGVPVRCQRIGCDTVFTEQDNVDGSCRYHDSGPIFHDGMKEWSCCKQKSHDFSLFLAIPGCKTGKHTTEKPATKIVSTNTRKPAPVQSSTQKKSEESCSRCRQGFFCSDHGSQGRPSKAAVVLGDTDNPVENSPAPVKKKIGINEPQTCRNKGCGKTFKEKENHETACEYHPGPAVFHDRLRGWKCCDVHVKEFDEFLSIPPCAKGWHNADAA
- the LOC122048422 gene encoding desiccation-related protein PCC13-62-like, translated to MAFVAFRVLSLFVLSTAAVVTVIGAAKNPTCGSPTIGEPLFPLDRDLLQFALNLEHTECDFFLFGALGRGLDSVAPELAMGGPPPIGARKANLDATTKLIIEEFAYQEVGHLRAIKSTVGGFPRPQLDLSAHNFANIMDNALGYHLNPPFDPYVDTLNYLLASYAIPYMGLVAYVGANPNTNGFVAKRLLAGLLAVEAGQDAIIRAILYQRKDELVAPYNITVAEFTVRISELRNRLAMCGMKDEGLLVPRELGAEARMSTNILSANKDSLGYKRTPAEVLRVVYGTGSEHVPGGFLPKGGDGKIARAFLASP
- the LOC122046190 gene encoding cysteine and histidine-rich domain-containing protein RAR1-like isoform X1 is translated as MAATDGVPVRCQRIGCDTVFTEQDNVDGSCRYHDSGPIFHDGMKEWSCCKQKSHDFSLFLAIPGCKTGKHTTEKPATKIVSTNTRKPAPVQSSTQKKSEESCSRCRQGFFCSDHGMVPLILDAPLLVLPFESLGGNPHGSQGRPSKAAVVLGDTDNPVENSPAPVKKKIGINEPQTCRNKGCGKTFKEKENHETACEYHPGPAVFHDRLRGWKCCDVHVKEFDEFLSIPPCAKGWHNADAA